From the genome of Carettochelys insculpta isolate YL-2023 chromosome 12, ASM3395843v1, whole genome shotgun sequence, one region includes:
- the RORA gene encoding nuclear receptor ROR-alpha isoform X2 codes for MMCFVIAAMKAQIEIIPCKICGDKSSGIHYGVITCEGCKGFFRRSQQSNATYSCPRQKNCLIDRTSRNRCQHCRLQKCLAVGMSRDAVKFGRMSKKQRDSLYAEVQKHRMQQQQRDHQQQPGEAEPLTPTYSITTNGLTELHDDLSNYIDGHTSEGSKADSAVSSFYLDIQPSPDQSGLDINGIKPEPICDYTPASGFFPYCSFTNGETSPTVSMAELEHLAQNISKSHMETCQYLREELQQITWQTFLQEEIENYQNKQREVMWQLCAVKITEAIQYVVEFAKRIDGFMELCQNDQIVLLKAGSLEVVFIRMCRAFDSQNNTVYFDGKYASPDVFKSLGCEDFISFVFEFGKSLCSMHLTEDEIALFSAFVLMSADRSWLQEKVKIEKLQQKIQLALQHVLQKNHREDGILTKLICKVSTLRALCGRHTEKLMAFKAIYPDIVRLHFPPLYKELFTSEFEPAMQIDGSLPTDFQQNNQFVDHSGVQRLVCTAEISASACTTCSLFYEGRFFSSTIDCQ; via the exons CTCAAATTGAAATTATTCCATGCAAGATCTGTGGAGACAAATCATCAGGAATCCATTATGGTGTCATTACATGTGAAGGCTGCAAG GGCTTTTTCAGGAGGAGTCAGCAAAGCAATGCTACATACTCCTGTCCTCGTCAGAAGAACTGTTTGATTGACCGAACTAGTAGAAACCGCTGCCAGCACTGTCGATTACAGAAATGTCTTGCTGTGGGGATGTCTCGAGATG CTGTAAAGTTTGGTCGAATGTCAAAAAAGCAGCGGGACAGCTTGTATGCAGAGGTGCAGAAACATCGAATGCAGCAACAACAGCGAGATCACCAACAACAACCTGGAGAGGCAGAACCACTGACGCCAACATACAGTATCACCACGAATGGGCTAACAGAGCTACATGATGACCTCAGTAATTACATTGATGGGCATACCTCTGAAGGTAGCAAAGCAGACTCTGCAGTTAGCAGCTTCTACTTAGACATACAACCTTCTCCAGATCAGTCGGGTCTTGATATTAATGGAATCAAACCAGAACCAATATGTGACTACACACCAGCATCGGGCTTCTTCCCTTATTGTTCTTTTACAAATGGGGAGACCTCGCCAACCGTGTCCATGGCAGAATTAG AACATCTTGCACAGAATATTTCAAAGTCACACATGGAAACTTGCCAGTACTTGAGAGAGGAGCTACAGCAAATAACATGGCAGACTTTTCTTCAGGAAGAAATTGAGAACTACCAGAACAAG CAGAGGGAGGTAATGTGGCAATTATGTGCAGTCAAAATAACAGAAGCTATACAGTACGTTGTGGAGTTTGCCAAACGCATCGATGGCTTTATGGAACTGTGTCAAAATGATCAAATCGTGCTTTTAAAAGCAG GATCTTTAGAGGTTGTGTTCATCAGAATGTGCCGTGCCTTCGACTCCCAAAACAACACAGTGTACTTTGACGGCAAGTATGCTAGCCCAGATGTTTTCAAGTCATTAG GTTGTGAAGACTTTATTAGTTTTGTGTTTGAATTTGGAAAGAGCTTATGTTCTATGCATTTGACAGAAGATGAGATTGCTTTGTTTTCTGCATTTGTTTTAATGTCTGCAG ATCGTTCATGGCTTCAGGAGAAGGTAAAAATTGAAAAACTTCAACAGAAGATTCAGCTAGCACTTCAGCACGTCCTACAGAAGAATCACCGAGAAGATGGAATCCTAACAAAG TTAATATGCAAAGTGTCTACTTTAAGAGCACTGTGTGGGCGGCATACAGAAAAACTTATGGCATTTAAAGCAATATACCCAGACATTGTACGACTCCATTTTCCTCCGTTGTACAAGGAGTTGTTCACTTCAGAATTTGAGCCAGCAATGCAAATTGATGG TTCACTGCCCACAGACTTTCAACAGAACAATCAATTTGTTGATCACAGCGGAGTCCAGCGACTGGTGTGTACTGCAGAGATTTCAGCATCAGCTTGCACAACTTGCTCATTGTTTTATGAAGGACGATTTTTTTCATCTACCATTGATTGCCAGTAG